CTGCCCAAGACGCTGGAGCACGACCCCCAGGCCGTACGCGACCTGCTGGACGCCGCCTTCGCCGTCTACGAACAAGAGATCGCCGCCCACTAGGAGGCCCCCGTGCCCACCGTCAACTTCTACTGCAAGAAGACCTGCAAGTCCTGCCAGAAGGCCCAGCGCTGGCTCGACGAGCGCGGCGTCGACTACCGCTTCATTGACTACACCAAGCAGCTTCCGCCCCGGGAGGTCATCGAGGCCGCCCTGCGCGAACGGGGCGCCGGGGCCCTGCGCAAACGCCACCGAAGATTCAAGGAGCTGAAGGACGCCGGACCCGAAGTCTGGTTGCGTGAGGTCGAAGCCGACCCCAACCTGCTCGGCCGCCCGATCCTCGTCTGGCCCGACGGCCGCTGGGTGATGGGTTTCGGCCCCGATTGGGAGGACCTCTTCGCATGAACGAGCCGCTCGTTCGTCTGAAGGGTCTGGCCAAACGGTACGGCAACACGGAAGCGCTCAGGGGCGTCGACCTCGAGGTCGGCGCGGGGGAGGCCTTCGGCCTCCTCGGCCCCAACGGCGCCGGCAAGACGACGACGCTGCGCATCCTCGCCACCCTGATCCGGCCCTCCGCGGGGGAGGCCTGGGTGAACGGCCGCAGCGTCCTCCGCGACCCCCTGGCCGTCCGCCGCAGTCTGGGCATCGTCAACGGGGGAATGGGCCTGTACGAGCGGCTGACCGGGCGGGAAATCCTTCACTTCTTCGGACGCTTCTACGGGCTCGACCCGGAGGAGCTCGACGCCCGCATTCGATGGCTCGACGAAATGCTCGGACTCGGAGCCGTCCTCGACAAGCGCGTCGAGGCGATGTCGAGCGGGATGATTCAGAAGATCGTCGTCGGCCGCGCGATCCTGCACCGTCCGCCAGTGCTGCTGCTCGACGAGGCCACCCAGGGGCTCGACGTCTTCGCCCGGCGCGCGCTCCTCGACTTCGTCCAGGAGTACAAGGCCTCGGGGCACACGATCGTCTACTCGACCCACGTGCTGCCCGAGGCCGAGGAGGTCTGCGACCGCGTGGGGTTCCTGCACCGGGGCCGTCTGCTCTTCGTCGGCAGCGTAGCCGAGGCCAAGGAAAGGTACGCCACCGACTCGTTGGAGCGCGCCTTCATTCGCGCCGCTGAGGAGGTGCCGGCATGAAGGCGTGGTACTACGTCGCCCTCAAGGAGATCGTCAGCACCTGGCGCGACAAACGAACCATCCGCAACGTCCTCGTGCTTCCGGTGCTGCTCATGCCGCTGTTCATGTACGGCCCGGCCTTCCTCATGAGCGACATCGAGTCCCGCACCCAGGCCACGGTGCAGAAGGTCGGGGTGCGCGACCTGCCGCCAGAGGTTCTCGAGCTCTTCGCCCCGGCGAACCTCGAGCCGATCCCGGTCGACGACCCCAAGGCCGCCGTCGAGGCCGAGCGGGTGGACGCCGCGATCGTCTGGCGCGACGGCCGTTTCGTCATCTACGCCATGGAGGGGGCCAAGCCCGTCAAGGCCGGGCTGGTCGTCGCCAAGGTGCGGCGGGTGCTCGACCGCTACAAGGACGCGCTGGTCGCGGAACGCCTGCGCGCGGTCGGCCTCGATCCCGGGGTGCTGGAGCCGTTCGAGGTCGAGGTGAGCGACGTGTCGCCGCCCGAGGCGCAGGGCGCCGGCGTGCTCGGGGGGATGATCCCCTACTTCCTGATGCTGTTCATCATGATGGGGGCCATGGCCGTCGTCATCGACGCCACGGCCGGGGAGAAGGAAAAGGGAACGCTCGAGGCGTTGCTCGCCGCGCCCGTGGCCCACCTGGAGCTCGCCACGGGCAAGATGTTCGCGGGCCTCGTCTTCGCCGTGGTCACCTCGATAAGCGGCCTCGCGGGCCTGCTGCTCGGCGGGGCGCTCTTCCGCAGCCTGGCGCAGGGCGAGACCTTCGAGGCCATGAGCGGAAGTTTTTCGCTCTCCTTCGAGGCCACCCTGCTCCTCTTCGTGACCGCGGTGCTCTACGCCGCCTTCATCACCGCGCTGCTCGTCGCCGTCGGCATGTACGCCCGCAGCTACAAGGAGGCCCAGACCTACGTCAGCCCGCTCTACATGGTGCTGATCGTGCCGCTGCTCGTCCTCATGTTCGCCTCCGACTTCCTCAGCCAGAACCTCTGGCTCTACGCCCTGCCGGTCTTCAACGTCTACCTGGCGATCGATCAGATCATCAAGGCCCAGATCGGCTCGGCGGCGCTGCTCGTTACCTGGCTCAGCAGCCTGATCTACGTGGCCGCGGCCACCTACTGGGCTTCGCGCAACTTCTCCGACGAGGGCGTGCTGTTTCGCAACTGACCCCTACCGCCCCTCCAGGGCATCGGGTACGATGCCCTGGAGGGGGTAGGACCGCGTGAAGAAGACCTTCTACGTCACCACGCCCATCTACTACGTCAACGCGCGGCCGCATATCGGCCACGCCTACACGACGATCAACGCCGACTTCCTGGCGCGCTGGCACCGGCTCGACGGCTACGACACCTTCTTCCTGACCGGCACCGACGAGCACGGGGAGAAGATCGCCCAGGCCGCCGAGCGCGCCGGCAAGCCGCCCCAG
This genomic stretch from Oceanithermus profundus DSM 14977 harbors:
- a CDS encoding arsenate reductase family protein, giving the protein MPTVNFYCKKTCKSCQKAQRWLDERGVDYRFIDYTKQLPPREVIEAALRERGAGALRKRHRRFKELKDAGPEVWLREVEADPNLLGRPILVWPDGRWVMGFGPDWEDLFA
- a CDS encoding ABC transporter permease; this encodes MKAWYYVALKEIVSTWRDKRTIRNVLVLPVLLMPLFMYGPAFLMSDIESRTQATVQKVGVRDLPPEVLELFAPANLEPIPVDDPKAAVEAERVDAAIVWRDGRFVIYAMEGAKPVKAGLVVAKVRRVLDRYKDALVAERLRAVGLDPGVLEPFEVEVSDVSPPEAQGAGVLGGMIPYFLMLFIMMGAMAVVIDATAGEKEKGTLEALLAAPVAHLELATGKMFAGLVFAVVTSISGLAGLLLGGALFRSLAQGETFEAMSGSFSLSFEATLLLFVTAVLYAAFITALLVAVGMYARSYKEAQTYVSPLYMVLIVPLLVLMFASDFLSQNLWLYALPVFNVYLAIDQIIKAQIGSAALLVTWLSSLIYVAAATYWASRNFSDEGVLFRN
- a CDS encoding ABC transporter ATP-binding protein, with the protein product MNEPLVRLKGLAKRYGNTEALRGVDLEVGAGEAFGLLGPNGAGKTTTLRILATLIRPSAGEAWVNGRSVLRDPLAVRRSLGIVNGGMGLYERLTGREILHFFGRFYGLDPEELDARIRWLDEMLGLGAVLDKRVEAMSSGMIQKIVVGRAILHRPPVLLLDEATQGLDVFARRALLDFVQEYKASGHTIVYSTHVLPEAEEVCDRVGFLHRGRLLFVGSVAEAKERYATDSLERAFIRAAEEVPA